The following coding sequences lie in one Burkholderia cepacia genomic window:
- a CDS encoding MerR family transcriptional regulator, which yields MQLKVGELAKRSGLTVRTLHHYHAIGLLTPSARADNGYRLYDRHDIARLHQIQALRRFGLSLTEIGDHLNQPGTPLVELVAKQIALLDRQLAQTAQLRERLVTLHAQLAAGTEPELADWLTTLELMTVYDKYFSEEELARMPMYRKSQAGDAEWIALVGEVRALHDAGVPAEDERTRTLAARWMALLVRDTNNDPRLLAKLNLMHEHEPAMQSKIGISTELRDYVLRASSETKMRIFEKYLAPDEIRFMRAHYGERAMEWPQLMGDVRDALESGVKADSPQGRALARRWLELFCSYAGHDPATHAKFRAALVNEPALTKDSWTDETLIGFVREAMAQLAPAR from the coding sequence ATGCAACTGAAAGTGGGAGAACTGGCGAAACGCAGCGGGCTGACCGTCCGCACGCTTCATCACTATCACGCGATCGGCTTGCTGACGCCTTCGGCGCGCGCCGACAACGGCTACCGGCTGTACGACCGCCACGACATCGCCCGGCTCCACCAGATCCAGGCGTTGCGTCGCTTCGGCCTGTCGCTCACCGAAATCGGCGATCACCTGAACCAGCCTGGCACCCCGCTCGTCGAGCTCGTCGCGAAGCAGATCGCGCTGCTCGACCGTCAGCTTGCGCAAACCGCGCAGCTGCGCGAGCGGCTCGTGACCCTGCATGCGCAGCTCGCGGCGGGAACGGAGCCGGAGCTGGCCGATTGGCTCACCACACTGGAGTTGATGACCGTGTACGACAAATATTTCTCCGAAGAAGAACTCGCGCGCATGCCGATGTACCGGAAGAGCCAGGCGGGCGACGCGGAATGGATCGCGCTCGTCGGCGAGGTCCGTGCGCTGCACGACGCGGGCGTGCCCGCCGAAGACGAGCGCACCCGCACGCTCGCCGCGCGCTGGATGGCGCTGCTCGTGCGCGACACGAACAACGATCCGCGGCTGCTGGCGAAGCTGAACCTGATGCATGAGCACGAACCGGCGATGCAGTCGAAGATCGGCATTTCGACCGAGCTTCGCGACTATGTGCTGCGTGCGTCGTCGGAAACGAAGATGCGGATCTTCGAGAAGTATCTTGCCCCGGACGAGATCCGTTTCATGCGCGCGCACTACGGCGAACGCGCGATGGAATGGCCGCAGCTGATGGGCGACGTACGCGACGCGCTCGAATCGGGTGTGAAAGCCGATTCGCCGCAAGGCCGCGCGCTTGCGCGGCGCTGGCTCGAGCTGTTCTGCAGCTACGCGGGCCACGATCCGGCCACGCATGCGAAATTCCGCGCGGCGCTGGTGAACGAGCCCGCGCTGACGAAGGATTCGTGGACCGACGAGACGCTGATCGGTTTCGTGCGCGAGGCGATGGCGCAGCTGGCGCCTGCGCGCTGA
- a CDS encoding helix-turn-helix domain-containing protein, with product MTIVVKLDVMLATRKVRSKDLAAAVGITEQNLSLLKQGKVKGIRFATLEAICRYLDCQPGDLLAFSDDGGGEPD from the coding sequence ATGACGATCGTAGTCAAGCTCGATGTGATGCTCGCGACCCGCAAGGTCCGCTCGAAGGATCTCGCGGCGGCCGTTGGCATCACCGAACAGAACCTGTCGCTGTTGAAGCAGGGGAAGGTGAAGGGCATTCGCTTCGCGACGCTCGAGGCGATCTGCCGCTATCTCGACTGCCAGCCCGGCGATCTGCTCGCGTTCAGCGACGATGGCGGCGGCGAGCCGGACTGA
- a CDS encoding DUF2975 domain-containing protein, which yields MHSDRIARISQQMATVTLGFIVGMMVLNAACWLFPSLNAASGPGFVFGISNSVLTDLRVDVAAFPWWQKAVGILLSSVPLVALANGLRHLRALFRTYARRDYFSVQAAGHLGKTGRAIGLWVLLSVACEPLLTVWATMREPVGQRMISIGFGLPYVVALFTAACIAVIAHILRQASALDAEHQQFV from the coding sequence ATGCATTCCGATCGCATCGCTCGTATCAGCCAGCAGATGGCCACCGTCACGCTGGGGTTCATCGTCGGCATGATGGTGCTCAACGCTGCGTGCTGGCTGTTTCCGTCGTTGAACGCAGCCTCGGGGCCCGGCTTCGTATTCGGCATCTCCAATTCGGTGTTGACTGACCTGCGCGTCGATGTCGCTGCATTCCCGTGGTGGCAGAAGGCGGTCGGCATCCTGCTGTCGAGCGTGCCGCTCGTCGCGCTGGCAAACGGCCTTCGTCATCTGCGCGCGCTGTTCCGCACGTACGCACGCCGCGACTATTTCTCGGTGCAGGCTGCCGGCCATCTCGGCAAGACGGGGCGCGCGATCGGCCTGTGGGTGCTGCTGAGCGTCGCATGCGAGCCGTTGCTGACCGTATGGGCGACGATGCGCGAGCCGGTCGGCCAGCGCATGATCAGCATCGGTTTCGGCCTGCCGTACGTCGTCGCGCTGTTCACCGCGGCCTGCATCGCAGTCATTGCGCACATTCTCCGGCAGGCGAGCGCGCTCGACGCCGAACATCAGCAATTCGTCTGA
- a CDS encoding M949_RS01915 family surface polysaccharide biosynthesis protein → MKRRYLSPCLFLAAAVLCNPAQAAEYAWTDAAGAHAVTLARAESGDDVELKVTATHDGRPDWTVRDYVKACPVDVILDVVPKSIEMRDLLGNGRKQFLFAYKIGCRGDVSADQVKYFLIDAGTKYVLRGEETVTVKGKFMDGGAAPVPNADLKAQPAFLRYMTKHWRGISERDYD, encoded by the coding sequence ATGAAACGACGCTACCTTTCGCCTTGCCTGTTTCTCGCAGCCGCGGTGCTGTGCAACCCGGCGCAGGCCGCTGAATACGCGTGGACCGATGCGGCCGGCGCGCACGCGGTGACGCTGGCCAGAGCCGAGTCGGGCGACGACGTCGAGTTGAAGGTGACGGCGACGCACGACGGCCGGCCCGACTGGACCGTGCGCGACTACGTGAAGGCATGCCCGGTCGACGTGATCCTCGATGTCGTGCCGAAGTCGATCGAAATGCGCGACCTGCTCGGCAACGGGCGCAAGCAGTTCCTGTTCGCGTACAAGATCGGCTGCCGCGGCGATGTCAGTGCCGATCAGGTGAAATACTTCCTGATCGACGCAGGCACGAAGTACGTGCTGCGCGGCGAGGAAACCGTCACGGTCAAGGGCAAGTTCATGGACGGCGGCGCGGCGCCCGTGCCGAACGCGGACCTGAAGGCGCAACCCGCGTTTCTGCGCTACATGACGAAGCACTGGCGCGGGATCAGCGAGCGCGATTACGACTAG
- a CDS encoding sigma-54 interaction domain-containing protein: MNPHDTIPIVPVPRRDAMPDVRALVAYLEQDPQPMIVVDPDYRILAANDAYRRQFGVAGVEHVGRHCFQVSHHYDVPCDQAGEHCPMKQALESRGLNRVLHIHHTPRGPEHVDVELRPIFDADGNVIAYVERLTTVRSASAQPSAEGLVGGADAFNAALGALQRVAPSTLPVLLLGESGTGKELFARALHEASDRAMGPFVVVDCSGIAETLFESELFGYEKGAFTGANQRKPGLVETAQGGTLFLDEIGDVPLPMQVKLLRLIESGTFRRVGGVEALRADFRLVAATHKPLREMIDDGRFRQDLYYRINAFPIPLPALRERRGDVALLAESILRRIANARAKAGDASARPFAARPYVLTERARACLDAYAWPGNIRELRNVLERACLFADDGTIRVEHLPAELVAAAAAPQDRAEDARGVSDAELVRIARTFDGTRKALAEQVGMSERTLYRRMKALGLGSRER; this comes from the coding sequence ATGAATCCGCACGACACCATTCCGATCGTCCCCGTGCCGCGTCGCGACGCGATGCCCGACGTGCGCGCTCTCGTCGCCTATCTCGAGCAGGACCCGCAGCCGATGATCGTCGTTGATCCCGACTACCGCATCCTCGCGGCGAACGATGCGTACCGGCGCCAGTTCGGCGTGGCGGGCGTCGAGCACGTGGGCCGGCACTGCTTCCAGGTCTCGCATCACTACGACGTGCCGTGCGACCAGGCCGGCGAGCATTGCCCGATGAAGCAGGCGCTCGAGTCGCGCGGGCTGAACCGCGTGCTGCACATCCATCACACGCCGCGCGGCCCCGAGCACGTCGACGTCGAGCTGCGGCCGATCTTCGATGCGGACGGCAACGTGATCGCCTATGTCGAGCGGCTGACGACGGTGCGCAGCGCGTCCGCGCAGCCGAGCGCGGAGGGGCTCGTCGGTGGCGCCGACGCGTTCAATGCGGCGCTCGGCGCGTTGCAGCGCGTCGCGCCGTCGACGCTGCCGGTGCTGTTGCTCGGCGAATCGGGCACCGGCAAGGAACTGTTCGCCCGCGCGCTGCACGAGGCGAGCGATCGCGCGATGGGGCCGTTCGTCGTTGTCGATTGTTCGGGGATTGCCGAGACGCTGTTCGAAAGCGAATTGTTCGGCTACGAAAAGGGTGCGTTTACGGGCGCGAACCAGCGCAAGCCGGGCCTCGTCGAAACCGCACAGGGCGGCACGCTGTTTCTCGACGAGATCGGCGACGTGCCGCTGCCCATGCAGGTGAAGCTGCTGCGGCTGATCGAATCCGGCACGTTCCGGCGCGTCGGCGGTGTCGAGGCGCTGCGCGCGGATTTCCGGCTCGTCGCAGCCACGCACAAGCCGCTGCGCGAGATGATCGACGACGGCCGGTTCCGCCAGGATCTGTACTACCGGATCAACGCGTTTCCGATTCCGCTGCCGGCGCTGCGCGAACGGCGCGGCGACGTCGCGCTGCTGGCCGAATCGATCCTGCGACGGATCGCGAATGCGCGCGCCAAGGCGGGCGATGCGAGCGCGCGGCCGTTCGCGGCCCGGCCGTACGTGCTGACCGAGCGCGCGCGTGCATGCCTCGATGCGTATGCATGGCCCGGCAACATTCGCGAGCTGCGCAACGTGCTCGAACGCGCGTGCCTGTTCGCCGACGACGGGACGATCCGTGTCGAGCATCTGCCGGCCGAACTCGTCGCGGCAGCAGCCGCGCCGCAAGATCGTGCGGAGGATGCGCGCGGCGTGTCGGACGCGGAGCTTGTGCGGATCGCGCGCACGTTCGACGGTACGCGCAAGGCGCTCGCGGAGCAGGTCGGGATGAGCGAGCGGACGCTGTACCGGCGGATGAAGGCGCTCGGGCTCGGCTCGCGCGAGCGCTGA
- a CDS encoding MBL fold metallo-hydrolase has product MSNAPALSVEGFFDPATHTVSYLLLDTESRACALIDSVLDYDPKSGRTHTASADRLIARVAELGADVHWLLETHVHADHLSAAPYLKEHVGGQIAIGSHVRRVQHVFGTLFNAGPGFAEDGRQFDRLVDDGDTLALGALTIRALHTPGHTPACMTYCVDDATQRAAFVGDTLFMPDYGTARCDFPGGDARTLYRSIARVLALPPDTHLYLCHDYQPGGRDVQFVTTVAEQRHANVHVKDGVTEDDFVAMRTARDATLAMPVLMLPSVQVNMRAGHLPEPENNGVRYLKIPLDAI; this is encoded by the coding sequence GTGAGCAACGCACCCGCCCTGTCGGTCGAAGGCTTTTTCGACCCGGCGACCCACACCGTCAGCTATCTCCTGCTCGATACCGAGAGCCGCGCGTGCGCGCTGATCGACAGCGTGCTCGACTACGACCCGAAATCCGGCCGCACGCACACGGCCAGCGCCGACCGGCTGATCGCCCGCGTCGCCGAACTCGGCGCGGACGTGCACTGGCTGCTGGAAACCCACGTGCACGCCGACCACCTGTCGGCCGCGCCGTACCTGAAGGAACACGTCGGCGGCCAGATCGCGATCGGCTCGCACGTGCGCCGCGTGCAGCACGTATTCGGCACGCTGTTCAACGCGGGCCCAGGCTTCGCGGAGGACGGCCGCCAGTTCGACCGGCTCGTCGACGACGGCGACACGCTCGCCCTCGGCGCGCTGACGATCCGCGCGCTGCATACGCCGGGCCACACGCCCGCGTGCATGACCTACTGCGTCGACGACGCGACGCAGCGCGCGGCGTTCGTCGGCGACACGCTGTTCATGCCCGACTACGGCACCGCCCGTTGCGACTTCCCCGGCGGCGATGCGCGCACGCTGTACCGCTCGATCGCGCGCGTGCTCGCGCTGCCGCCCGACACGCACCTGTACCTGTGCCACGACTACCAGCCGGGCGGCCGCGACGTGCAGTTCGTGACGACCGTCGCCGAGCAGCGCCACGCGAACGTGCACGTGAAGGACGGTGTGACCGAGGACGATTTCGTCGCGATGCGCACCGCCCGCGACGCGACGCTGGCCATGCCCGTGCTGATGTTGCCGTCCGTGCAGGTCAACATGCGCGCCGGCCACCTGCCCGAACCCGAGAACAATGGCGTGCGCTACCTGAAGATCCCGCTCGACGCGATCTGA
- a CDS encoding bifunctional protein tyrosine phosphatase family protein/NAD(P)/FAD-dependent oxidoreductase, with the protein MTIRKLTDALSVSPQIAAADLPALRAAGIRAIICNRPDGEGADQPTVTEIRAAAAPLGIDVHYLPVDTGKVTDDQAAQFGALVASLDGPVLAYCRSGTRSATLWALSQAGLRPLNDIVATAGAAGYDLSALASRVAQGGRHAAPAVDARHDIVIVGAGAAGIAVASSLLARDASLDIAVIDPADVHYYQPGWTMVGAGVFQPDTTARRMTDVLPRGVHRIQAAVAGFEPDAHTVVLEGCRRIGYRKLVVCPGLKLDWHAIDGLADTLGRNGVTSNYRFDLAPYTWELVRAFRGGNALFTQPPMPIKCAGAPQKAMYLSCDHWRRTGRLEAANVEFLNAGAALFGVADYVPALMEYVKSYDIALSFGHNLVAIDGPARQATFTRALPDGGKETVVRAFDMIHVVPPQKAPDFVRSSPLADAAGWIDVDPATLRHKHFPDIYALGDATSTTNAKTAAAARKQAPVVAHNLLASLGRAHGDAAYDGYGSCPLTVERGKIVLAEFLYGGKVAPTFPAWLIDGKRPSRLAWLLKERVLPPLYWKAMLKGREWLAKPAVAR; encoded by the coding sequence ATGACCATCCGCAAGCTGACCGACGCGCTGTCGGTCTCGCCGCAGATCGCGGCGGCCGACCTGCCCGCGCTTCGCGCGGCCGGTATCCGCGCGATCATCTGCAACCGGCCCGACGGCGAAGGCGCCGACCAGCCGACCGTCACCGAGATCCGCGCGGCCGCCGCGCCGCTCGGCATCGACGTGCATTACCTGCCGGTCGATACCGGCAAGGTGACCGACGACCAGGCCGCGCAGTTCGGCGCGCTCGTCGCATCGCTCGACGGCCCGGTGCTCGCGTACTGCCGCAGCGGCACGCGTTCGGCCACGCTGTGGGCGCTGTCGCAAGCCGGGTTGCGGCCGCTGAACGACATCGTCGCCACCGCCGGCGCAGCCGGCTATGACCTGAGCGCGCTCGCGTCGCGTGTCGCGCAGGGCGGCCGCCACGCGGCGCCGGCCGTCGACGCGCGGCACGACATCGTGATCGTCGGCGCGGGCGCGGCCGGCATCGCGGTCGCGTCGAGCCTGCTCGCGCGCGACGCGTCGCTCGACATCGCGGTCATCGATCCGGCCGACGTCCACTACTACCAGCCGGGCTGGACGATGGTCGGCGCGGGCGTGTTCCAGCCGGACACCACCGCACGCCGGATGACCGACGTGCTGCCGCGCGGCGTGCACCGGATCCAGGCCGCCGTCGCGGGCTTCGAACCCGACGCGCACACGGTCGTGCTCGAAGGCTGCCGCCGCATCGGCTATCGCAAGCTCGTCGTGTGCCCGGGGCTCAAGCTCGACTGGCACGCGATCGACGGCCTCGCCGACACGCTCGGCCGCAACGGCGTCACATCCAACTACCGTTTCGACCTCGCGCCCTACACGTGGGAGCTCGTGCGTGCGTTCCGTGGCGGCAATGCGCTCTTCACGCAGCCGCCGATGCCGATCAAGTGCGCGGGTGCGCCGCAGAAGGCGATGTACCTGTCGTGCGACCACTGGCGGCGCACCGGCCGCCTCGAAGCCGCGAACGTCGAGTTCCTGAATGCGGGCGCTGCGCTGTTCGGCGTCGCCGACTACGTGCCCGCGCTGATGGAGTACGTGAAAAGCTACGACATTGCACTGTCGTTCGGCCACAACCTCGTCGCGATCGACGGCCCCGCGCGCCAGGCGACGTTCACGCGCGCGCTGCCGGACGGCGGCAAGGAAACCGTCGTGCGCGCGTTCGACATGATCCACGTCGTGCCGCCGCAGAAGGCGCCCGACTTCGTACGGTCGAGCCCGCTCGCGGACGCGGCCGGCTGGATCGACGTCGATCCGGCGACGCTGCGCCACAAGCACTTTCCGGACATCTACGCGCTCGGCGATGCAACCAGCACGACCAACGCGAAAACGGCCGCGGCCGCCCGCAAGCAGGCGCCCGTCGTCGCGCACAACCTGCTCGCGTCGCTCGGCCGCGCGCACGGAGACGCCGCATACGACGGCTACGGCTCGTGCCCGCTCACGGTCGAGCGCGGCAAGATCGTGCTCGCCGAGTTCCTGTACGGCGGCAAGGTCGCGCCGACGTTCCCCGCGTGGCTGATCGACGGCAAGCGCCCGTCGCGGCTTGCGTGGCTGCTCAAGGAACGCGTGCTGCCGCCGCTCTACTGGAAGGCCATGCTCAAGGGCCGCGAATGGCTCGCGAAGCCCGCCGTCGCACGTTGA
- a CDS encoding sulfite exporter TauE/SafE family protein — MLISLVLGGFVGAVLGLTGAGGGILAVPALVVGMSWPMQQATPVALVAVAGSAALGALEGFRRGLVRYRAALLMAVAGVPLTTLGVRLAHLLPQRLLLTLFALTMLVVAGRLLRQALRHAPVDAEASPLCVGRVNPDTGRLVWSWPVGVALASTGAMTGLMTGLLGVGGGFVIVPMLRKFTNVSMHGVVATSLMVIALVGTGGVFATLVSGTRAPLDVTLWFTVATALGMAAGRGASRHLAARHVQAGFTAVLVCVALGLLAKAAFGA; from the coding sequence ATGTTGATTTCTCTCGTACTGGGCGGCTTCGTCGGCGCCGTGCTCGGCCTGACCGGCGCCGGCGGCGGCATTCTCGCGGTGCCCGCGCTCGTCGTCGGGATGAGCTGGCCGATGCAGCAGGCCACGCCCGTCGCACTCGTCGCGGTAGCGGGCAGCGCCGCGCTCGGCGCGCTCGAAGGTTTCCGCCGCGGGCTCGTGCGCTATCGCGCCGCGTTGCTGATGGCCGTGGCCGGCGTGCCGCTGACCACGCTCGGCGTGCGGCTCGCGCACCTCCTGCCCCAGCGCCTGCTGCTCACGCTGTTTGCGTTGACGATGCTGGTCGTCGCCGGCCGCCTGCTGCGGCAGGCGTTGCGGCACGCACCCGTCGACGCGGAAGCGTCGCCGCTGTGCGTCGGCCGCGTGAATCCCGATACGGGCCGGCTCGTATGGTCCTGGCCGGTCGGTGTCGCGCTGGCGTCGACCGGCGCGATGACGGGCCTGATGACGGGGTTGCTCGGCGTCGGCGGCGGTTTCGTGATCGTGCCGATGCTGCGCAAGTTCACGAACGTGTCGATGCATGGTGTGGTCGCGACGTCGCTGATGGTGATCGCGCTGGTCGGCACCGGCGGTGTGTTCGCGACGCTCGTGTCCGGCACGCGCGCGCCGCTCGACGTGACGCTGTGGTTCACCGTCGCGACCGCGCTCGGCATGGCCGCCGGCCGCGGCGCGTCGCGCCACCTCGCCGCGCGGCACGTGCAGGCCGGCTTCACGGCCGTGCTCGTGTGTGTTGCGCTCGGGCTGCTGGCGAAGGCCGCATTCGGCGCGTAA